In one Fusobacterium simiae genomic region, the following are encoded:
- a CDS encoding ABC transporter substrate-binding protein, with amino-acid sequence MKKIIKIGISVIIISLMFSFLSCGKNSSEVKEADRIERLEKKEEVIVGVGQSMLEKGFDPCKGWGNYGVTLIQSKLLDFDFENNIIKDLAENYEVSEDGKIWIFKIREDVKFSDGQKLTAKDVAFTFNKTKEIGTTFDFKLLEKAEALDDKTVKFTFSAPCSTFIYNAANLGIVAEHAYKDSNSYSLSPIGSGPYKLVSYTQGQQLILDRNEEYYGTKPKFKRLTLVTMTPDTALASIKAGDIDIVNVSEAMAQEKITNYSILATKTMDFRAISMPTIKSGGVNEKGNPMGNNVTSDIAIRKAINYGVDRQEIIENVLYGYGEVIFDFFDSLPWGIKDEIRKEFKNGDIEKANEILNKAGWEMKDGGIREKDGIKAEFRLLYPASDDTRQSCAEAFAVQCKKIGINVIPEGSDWTEMEKRQSSDACVIGGGQYTPEVVARFYFSERIGGPWSNIVRENNPIVDEHIRAAYLATDEKVAIENWQKALWDGKEGGSVLGDAPYCTICYLEHLYFVRDGLDLGRQKLHTHARDLSLMANIEEWDFKK; translated from the coding sequence ATGAAAAAGATTATAAAAATTGGTATTTCAGTAATAATCATAAGTCTAATGTTTAGTTTTTTAAGTTGTGGAAAAAATTCATCTGAAGTTAAAGAAGCAGATAGAATTGAAAGATTAGAAAAAAAGGAAGAAGTTATAGTAGGAGTAGGACAGTCTATGTTAGAAAAAGGGTTTGATCCTTGTAAGGGTTGGGGAAATTATGGTGTGACTTTGATACAATCAAAATTATTAGACTTTGATTTTGAAAATAACATTATTAAAGATCTTGCTGAAAATTATGAAGTAAGTGAAGATGGTAAAATTTGGATTTTTAAAATAAGAGAAGATGTAAAATTTAGTGATGGTCAAAAATTAACAGCAAAAGATGTAGCTTTCACATTTAATAAGACTAAAGAAATAGGAACTACTTTTGATTTTAAATTGTTAGAAAAAGCTGAAGCATTGGATGACAAAACTGTTAAATTTACTTTTTCTGCTCCATGTTCAACTTTTATTTATAATGCAGCTAACTTAGGTATTGTTGCAGAACATGCATACAAGGATAGTAATTCATATAGCTTAAGTCCTATAGGTTCAGGACCATATAAACTTGTGAGTTACACTCAAGGACAACAACTTATTTTAGATAGAAATGAAGAATACTATGGGACAAAACCTAAATTTAAAAGATTAACTTTAGTAACAATGACCCCAGATACAGCTTTAGCATCAATAAAAGCAGGTGATATAGACATTGTTAATGTGAGCGAAGCTATGGCTCAGGAAAAAATCACAAATTATAGTATTTTAGCCACTAAAACAATGGATTTTAGAGCTATTTCTATGCCTACAATTAAATCTGGTGGAGTCAATGAAAAAGGAAATCCTATGGGAAATAATGTGACATCAGATATAGCAATTCGTAAGGCTATAAATTATGGAGTGGATCGGCAAGAAATTATTGAAAATGTTCTTTATGGATATGGAGAAGTTATTTTTGATTTCTTTGATTCATTACCATGGGGAATTAAAGATGAGATAAGAAAAGAATTTAAAAATGGTGATATAGAAAAAGCTAATGAAATACTGAATAAAGCAGGTTGGGAAATGAAAGATGGTGGTATTCGTGAAAAAGATGGAATTAAAGCAGAGTTTAGATTGCTTTATCCAGCTTCAGATGATACCAGACAATCTTGTGCAGAAGCTTTTGCAGTTCAATGTAAAAAAATTGGTATTAATGTTATTCCTGAAGGTTCAGATTGGACAGAAATGGAAAAAAGACAGTCTTCGGATGCCTGTGTAATTGGTGGAGGACAATATACACCAGAAGTTGTTGCAAGATTTTATTTTAGTGAAAGAATAGGTGGACCTTGGTCTAACATTGTAAGAGAAAATAATCCTATTGTTGATGAACATATTAGAGCTGCCTATTTAGCAACAGATGAAAAAGTTGCTATAGAAAATTGGCAAAAAGCTCTGTGGGATGGAAAAGAAGGAGGAAGTGTATTAGGAGATGCCCCATATTGTACAATTTGTTATTTGGAACATTTATATTTTGTAAGAGATGGTTTAGATTTAGGAAGACAAAAATTACATACTCATGCTAGAGATTTATCACTTATGGCAAATATAGAAGAATGGGATTTTAAAAAATAG
- a CDS encoding FecCD family ABC transporter permease: MNSINNIHQYNSKKVFKILIALFILLFVSYISVFKGIADINLKRVLVTIFDSLSFEQTEPLSQREMVVFLDLRLARVVLGSIAGFLLAICGTVMQAITENKMSSPFTTGISSAASMGAALSILFFTGKYAYFDLITIFFAFSFGIICSLLVYGISNVKGMNKSTLILTGIAFNYLFSSGNAALQFIANEDVLSSIVNWTFGNLSGVSWNKILILFLILLIFFPYFFINRYSYNLLLTGEDSATSLGIDVKKFRFISGIIVTLITSAVVSFIGIIAFVGIIAPHISRMLIGDDHKYSIILSGIIGAFLVVFSDYIGRNLLSPIIIPIGIVISFVGIPIFIYLIINSKRG; this comes from the coding sequence ATGAATTCTATAAATAATATACATCAATATAATAGTAAAAAAGTTTTTAAAATATTAATCGCTTTATTTATATTATTGTTTGTCTCTTATATATCTGTTTTTAAAGGAATAGCAGATATAAATTTGAAAAGAGTATTAGTAACAATTTTTGATAGTCTATCTTTTGAGCAAACTGAACCTCTATCACAGAGAGAAATGGTAGTTTTTTTAGATTTAAGACTTGCAAGAGTCGTTTTAGGGAGTATTGCAGGTTTCTTATTAGCAATTTGTGGAACAGTAATGCAAGCAATTACAGAAAATAAAATGTCTAGTCCATTTACTACTGGAATATCAAGTGCAGCTTCTATGGGGGCTGCACTATCAATATTATTTTTTACTGGAAAATATGCTTATTTTGATTTAATAACAATTTTCTTTGCTTTTTCATTTGGGATTATTTGCTCATTATTAGTCTATGGTATTTCAAATGTTAAAGGTATGAATAAATCAACCTTAATATTGACTGGAATAGCATTCAATTATCTATTTTCTTCGGGAAATGCAGCATTACAATTTATAGCTAATGAAGATGTCTTATCTTCAATAGTAAATTGGACATTTGGAAATCTTTCAGGAGTATCTTGGAATAAAATATTGATTCTATTTTTGATACTACTTATTTTCTTTCCATATTTTTTTATAAATAGATATTCTTATAACTTATTATTAACTGGTGAAGATTCAGCAACATCTTTAGGAATTGATGTAAAAAAATTTAGGTTTATATCTGGAATTATTGTAACTTTAATAACATCAGCAGTTGTGAGTTTTATTGGAATAATAGCTTTTGTTGGAATTATAGCACCTCATATTTCAAGAATGTTAATAGGAGATGACCATAAATATAGTATAATTTTAAGTGGTATTATAGGGGCATTTTTAGTAGTATTTTCAGATTATATTGGCAGAAATTTATTATCACCTATTATAATCCCAATAGGAATTGTGATATCTTTTGTAGGTATTCCTATTTTTATATACCTGATAATTAATTCAAAAAGAGGATAA
- a CDS encoding ABC transporter ATP-binding protein, giving the protein MLEIKNISFNYLKGIPILKDVSLNVKAGEIVGIFGSSGCGKSTLAKIMAGILKPNNGTILVDGKELEKEGYCSVQLIYQHPEKATNPKWKMDKILNEGWIVDNETMEKMGIQSYWLTRWPQELSGGELQRFCITRALGPKTKYLIADEITTMLDALTQVKIWKNLITTAKDKNIGMVVVTHNKFLADRICDRIISLENLNSMDC; this is encoded by the coding sequence ATGTTAGAAATAAAAAATATTTCATTTAATTATTTAAAAGGAATACCTATTCTTAAAGATGTTAGTTTAAATGTAAAAGCTGGTGAAATTGTAGGAATTTTTGGTTCTTCAGGTTGTGGAAAAAGCACACTAGCAAAAATAATGGCAGGAATACTCAAACCAAATAATGGAACTATATTAGTAGATGGTAAAGAGCTGGAAAAAGAAGGATATTGTTCTGTTCAGCTTATTTATCAACATCCAGAAAAAGCTACTAATCCTAAATGGAAAATGGATAAAATTTTAAATGAAGGTTGGATAGTAGATAATGAAACAATGGAAAAAATGGGAATCCAAAGTTATTGGCTAACAAGGTGGCCTCAGGAATTAAGTGGAGGAGAGCTTCAAAGATTTTGTATTACTAGAGCATTAGGGCCAAAAACTAAATATCTAATTGCAGATGAAATTACTACAATGTTAGATGCATTAACTCAAGTTAAAATATGGAAAAATCTTATTACTACAGCAAAGGATAAAAACATAGGGATGGTTGTAGTTACACATAATAAATTTTTAGCAGACAGGATTTGTGATAGGATTATTAGCCTAGAAAATTTAAATTCAATGGATTGTTAA
- a CDS encoding ABC transporter permease: MKKIIWQIAKLFFLLFAISIITFLLMKLTPIDPVSSYLGADSNVTQEQYDYLVKVWGLDQPSIIQYFNWLKGALSGNMGDSFIYNKPVFELISKAASNTFMLMLTSWLLSGIIGFILGIVAAAYHGRIIDQIIQKISYLFASMPTFWFAILMLMFFAVTLGWFPVGMSAPIGVIEKDVSLWHRIHHMILPAMTLSILGISKIALHTREKLIDVLNSEYFLYSKVNGEKLWEFIRKHGIRNILLPAVTIQFASISELFGGSVLVENVFSYAGLGNITKIAGVKGDMPLLLAITLVSAVFVFVGNLCANILYPIIDPRIREGMYNDR, translated from the coding sequence ATGAAAAAAATTATATGGCAAATAGCTAAGCTATTCTTTTTGTTATTTGCTATTTCTATTATAACTTTCTTATTAATGAAGTTGACACCAATAGATCCTGTTTCTAGTTATTTAGGAGCTGATAGTAATGTTACACAAGAACAATATGACTATTTAGTTAAAGTATGGGGTTTAGATCAACCTTCAATAATTCAATATTTTAACTGGTTAAAAGGAGCATTAAGCGGAAATATGGGAGACTCTTTTATATATAATAAACCAGTATTTGAATTAATTTCTAAAGCTGCTAGTAATACTTTTATGCTTATGTTAACTTCATGGCTTTTATCAGGAATAATAGGCTTTATATTAGGAATAGTTGCTGCAGCCTATCATGGAAGAATTATAGACCAGATAATACAAAAAATATCATACTTATTTGCATCAATGCCTACTTTTTGGTTTGCTATTCTTATGCTAATGTTTTTTGCAGTTACATTAGGTTGGTTCCCTGTAGGAATGTCTGCACCTATTGGTGTTATAGAAAAAGATGTGTCACTATGGCATAGAATTCATCATATGATTCTACCAGCTATGACATTAAGTATTTTAGGAATATCAAAAATTGCATTACATACAAGGGAAAAACTTATAGATGTTTTAAATAGTGAATATTTTTTATATTCTAAGGTGAATGGAGAAAAGTTATGGGAATTTATTAGAAAACATGGTATTAGAAATATACTTTTACCAGCAGTAACAATTCAATTTGCATCCATTAGCGAACTTTTTGGAGGCTCTGTGCTTGTTGAAAATGTATTCTCATATGCAGGTTTAGGAAATATAACTAAAATTGCTGGAGTAAAAGGAGATATGCCTTTGCTTCTTGCAATAACTCTAGTATCTGCAGTATTTGTATTTGTAGGAAACTTATGTGCAAACATTTTGTATCCTATAATAGACCCTAGAATAAGGGAGGGAATGTACAATGATAGATAA
- a CDS encoding iron ABC transporter substrate-binding protein, which translates to MKKSVKKFILFLFLFVSSLGFAEIRFKDDVGREIVLEKPLTRVVVASRYNNELIRAIGNIKNVISVDDNTTQDRIYWKDFDPKNSIGKGQNNLNYEKIIELAPEALITPRNSSYEKDIEQLSKAGIKVIVVTGWDNANMPEQIERLGKIFGNEKGAKKLIEFYNKNLNEVKKRVAKVKNKKTIYWEYGEPYTTAIPGTSNDGWVNMMKVAGGINIFDDPTIKGKTIDPEKILLEDPDLIMKTTSGAAYKNTGVYTAPSQEEYKNIMNEMINRSGWKDLKAVKNKNVYITTGFCSGGLGKLIGVMYTAKWLYPEEMKDIDPDKVFEEWMTMQGVKAPRGHVYKLK; encoded by the coding sequence ATGAAAAAATCTGTAAAAAAATTTATATTGTTTTTATTTTTGTTTGTATCATCTTTAGGTTTTGCTGAAATAAGATTTAAAGATGATGTTGGTAGAGAAATTGTTTTGGAAAAACCTCTTACAAGAGTTGTTGTTGCAAGTAGATATAACAATGAACTTATTAGAGCTATTGGAAATATAAAAAATGTAATTTCAGTTGATGATAATACTACACAAGATAGAATATATTGGAAAGATTTTGATCCTAAAAATAGTATTGGAAAAGGCCAAAACAATTTAAACTATGAAAAAATAATTGAATTAGCTCCTGAAGCTTTAATAACTCCAAGAAATAGTTCATATGAAAAGGATATCGAACAGCTATCAAAGGCAGGTATAAAGGTAATTGTTGTAACTGGCTGGGATAATGCTAATATGCCAGAACAAATTGAAAGATTAGGAAAAATATTTGGTAATGAAAAAGGTGCTAAAAAGTTAATAGAATTTTATAATAAAAATCTAAATGAAGTTAAAAAAAGAGTAGCAAAAGTAAAAAATAAAAAAACTATATATTGGGAATATGGAGAACCATATACTACTGCAATTCCGGGAACTTCAAATGATGGTTGGGTAAATATGATGAAAGTAGCTGGTGGAATAAATATATTTGATGACCCTACAATAAAAGGAAAAACTATTGATCCTGAAAAAATATTATTAGAAGATCCTGATTTAATAATGAAAACAACCTCTGGAGCTGCCTATAAGAATACTGGAGTATACACTGCTCCCTCACAAGAAGAATATAAAAATATTATGAATGAAATGATAAATAGAAGTGGTTGGAAAGATTTAAAGGCTGTTAAAAATAAAAATGTATATATAACAACAGGTTTTTGCAGTGGAGGATTAGGTAAGTTAATAGGAGTTATGTATACAGCTAAATGGTTATATCCAGAAGAAATGAAAGATATTGATCCTGATAAAGTATTTGAAGAATGGATGACTATGCAAGGTGTTAAAGCTCCAAGAGGGCATGTTTATAAATTAAAATAA
- a CDS encoding ABC transporter ATP-binding protein, producing MKLEIKNISFSYKNREILNDISFEVYSGTLLSILGANGAGKTTLIKCINGILKLKKGEVLVDEKNFNNKSLKEKSKIMSYVPQITSSFDIDLTVFDTVLLGRVPHKTFKFSEWDKQIALNNIKKLDLEKYLFNYIGELSGGEKQRVLIARALTQEPKILILDEPISNLDLKFQLETMKILKNLAKENNLIIITILHDLNFAISYSDKILFLKNGKINNFGDTKKIITASNIKEIFSVDIDIVQFKNKNYIIPLE from the coding sequence ATGAAATTAGAAATAAAAAATATAAGTTTTTCTTATAAAAATAGAGAAATTTTAAATGACATATCATTTGAAGTTTACTCTGGAACACTTTTGAGTATACTAGGAGCAAATGGAGCTGGAAAAACTACCCTAATAAAATGTATAAATGGAATATTAAAATTAAAAAAAGGTGAAGTTTTAGTTGATGAGAAAAATTTTAATAATAAATCATTGAAAGAAAAATCAAAGATAATGTCCTATGTTCCACAAATAACTAGCTCCTTTGATATTGATTTAACTGTCTTTGATACAGTTTTGTTAGGAAGAGTACCACATAAAACTTTTAAATTTAGTGAATGGGATAAACAAATTGCTTTAAATAATATAAAAAAGCTTGATTTAGAGAAGTACCTATTTAACTATATTGGTGAATTAAGTGGTGGTGAAAAACAAAGAGTTTTAATTGCTAGGGCACTCACACAAGAGCCAAAAATTTTAATTCTTGATGAGCCTATAAGTAATTTAGATTTAAAATTTCAATTAGAAACAATGAAAATTTTAAAAAATTTAGCAAAAGAAAATAATTTGATAATTATAACTATTCTCCATGATTTAAATTTTGCTATTTCTTATAGTGATAAAATTTTATTTTTAAAAAATGGAAAAATAAATAATTTTGGAGATACAAAAAAAATTATAACGGCAAGTAATATTAAAGAAATTTTTTCAGTTGACATAGATATTGTTCAGTTTAAAAATAAAAATTATATAATTCCTTTGGAATAG
- a CDS encoding nitrogenase iron protein NifH, which translates to MLKIAIYGKGGIGKSTISSNLSATISKNGKKVLHIGCDPKGDSTRNLIGRKIPTVISILKEKNNLDREDIIFRGFNGIECVETGGPEAGIGCAGRGIITTMEELEDLKIFDEERDIIIYDVLGDVVCGGFAVPMREKYADVVYIVTSSEFMSIFAANNIMKSIKNFSEIKNIKFGGLIHNQRNNNSSINILKIFADMTKSKIIGEIPFSKELIKSELNGKTIAEMYPNSNLYNNFLDLSEKILNNQNDIIPSPLSEDEMEYLAAEILKENIYCKEE; encoded by the coding sequence ATGTTAAAAATAGCAATATATGGAAAAGGTGGAATAGGTAAATCTACAATATCTTCTAATTTAAGTGCTACTATTTCAAAAAATGGAAAAAAAGTTTTACATATAGGTTGTGATCCAAAGGGGGATTCTACAAGAAATCTTATAGGAAGAAAAATCCCAACTGTTATTTCAATTTTAAAGGAAAAAAATAATTTAGACAGAGAAGATATAATTTTTAGAGGTTTCAATGGAATAGAATGTGTTGAAACTGGTGGACCTGAAGCAGGGATAGGTTGTGCTGGAAGAGGAATTATTACCACGATGGAAGAACTTGAAGATTTAAAAATATTTGATGAAGAAAGAGACATTATTATATATGATGTATTAGGAGATGTTGTATGTGGAGGTTTTGCAGTTCCTATGAGGGAGAAATATGCTGATGTAGTCTATATAGTTACATCTTCTGAATTTATGTCGATTTTTGCAGCTAATAATATTATGAAAAGTATAAAAAATTTTTCAGAAATAAAAAATATAAAATTTGGAGGACTAATTCATAATCAGAGAAATAATAATTCAAGTATAAATATTTTAAAAATCTTTGCAGATATGACAAAATCAAAAATTATAGGAGAAATTCCTTTTAGTAAAGAGCTTATTAAAAGTGAATTAAATGGAAAAACTATTGCTGAGATGTATCCTAACTCAAATTTGTATAACAATTTTTTAGATTTATCAGAGAAAATTTTAAACAACCAAAATGATATAATTCCTTCTCCATTGTCAGAAGATGAAATGGAATATTTAGCTGCTGAAATATTAAAAGAAAATATTTATTGCAAAGAGGAATAG
- a CDS encoding nitrogenase component 1: MNIERCLIENEKNKMLKVLLNIPENIVISVGPTGCLNVLYNEAIKENKLKSLYTFSISEIDMISANHIEKLEKYIVKIISENFEKIKSVIIYLTCADLILASDFSFLIEKIKSDYGIILKILERGPISKRKITPEKRLEKLLTELECELKNIKKIKNENINDFKIEIQHNIPPITSDYSGACSVLYGNNILKVLISPGGCKTPVTYDEIRNINDSLQYSTSLNELEIVTGEIKGLKENIKEIINQNPKIEIIAVISTVVPQIIGMDLNSIVKDIEKTVSIPCILINTNSFENYYSGISLALDTLASKFMIKNKRIKNTVNIIGYSPLTFGKIEKLEEMFSLIKKLDLDILTIFSDNLSLEKIKRSTSAELNLVLSYEGIALAKYMEKEFSIPYIIINVVSKYGIENTENILKNYFYKIDNFFERLEEFDELDNRKVMVIASPFMAINIAISLKEDFSLVNILAISFIKESRKLRKIEYLKSLNIVNTEDDLKEIIKDYKPDILISDPIYKNLVDKGTTFISLLHYGYSTRLYLESDYEYCGKKAYEYFKKFI; the protein is encoded by the coding sequence ATGAATATAGAGAGATGTCTTATAGAAAATGAAAAAAATAAAATGCTTAAAGTTCTACTCAATATTCCAGAAAATATAGTTATCTCTGTTGGACCAACTGGCTGTCTAAATGTCCTTTATAATGAAGCAATAAAAGAAAATAAATTAAAAAGTCTGTATACTTTTTCTATATCTGAAATAGATATGATTTCAGCTAATCATATAGAAAAATTAGAAAAATATATAGTTAAGATAATTTCTGAAAATTTTGAAAAAATTAAATCAGTTATTATTTACTTAACTTGTGCAGATTTGATATTGGCAAGTGACTTTTCATTTTTAATAGAGAAGATAAAAAGTGATTATGGAATTATTTTAAAAATATTGGAAAGAGGTCCTATTTCTAAAAGAAAAATTACACCAGAAAAAAGATTAGAAAAATTATTAACTGAATTGGAATGTGAATTAAAAAATATTAAAAAAATAAAAAATGAAAATATAAATGATTTTAAAATAGAAATTCAACATAACATTCCTCCTATAACTTCTGACTATTCAGGTGCTTGTTCAGTTTTATATGGTAATAATATTTTAAAAGTGTTAATTTCACCTGGTGGCTGTAAAACACCAGTTACTTATGATGAAATAAGAAATATAAATGATAGCTTACAATATTCAACATCATTAAATGAATTAGAAATAGTTACTGGTGAAATAAAAGGATTGAAAGAAAATATAAAAGAAATTATAAATCAAAATCCAAAGATTGAAATTATAGCTGTTATTTCAACAGTAGTTCCTCAAATAATAGGAATGGATTTGAATTCTATTGTTAAAGATATAGAAAAGACAGTTAGTATACCTTGTATTTTAATAAATACAAATAGTTTTGAAAATTATTACTCTGGAATTTCACTGGCATTAGATACTCTAGCTAGTAAATTTATGATTAAAAATAAGAGAATTAAAAATACTGTAAATATCATTGGTTATTCTCCTTTAACTTTTGGAAAAATAGAAAAGTTAGAAGAAATGTTTTCTTTAATAAAAAAACTAGATTTAGATATTTTAACTATTTTTTCAGATAATTTATCATTAGAAAAAATAAAGAGAAGTACATCAGCAGAATTAAATTTAGTTTTAAGTTATGAGGGAATTGCTTTGGCAAAATATATGGAAAAAGAATTTTCAATTCCTTATATAATAATAAATGTTGTTTCAAAATATGGTATTGAAAATACAGAAAATATTTTAAAAAATTATTTCTATAAAATAGATAATTTTTTTGAAAGATTAGAAGAATTTGATGAATTAGATAACAGAAAAGTTATGGTTATAGCTTCTCCATTTATGGCAATAAATATTGCTATTTCTTTAAAAGAAGATTTTTCATTAGTTAATATTTTAGCAATTTCATTTATAAAAGAAAGTAGAAAATTAAGAAAAATTGAATATTTAAAATCTTTAAATATTGTAAATACAGAAGATGATTTAAAGGAAATAATAAAAGATTATAAACCTGATATTTTAATATCTGACCCTATATATAAAAATTTAGTAGATAAAGGAACTACTTTTATTTCCTTACTTCATTATGGATATAGTACCAGATTGTATTTAGAGTCAGATTATGAATATTGTGGAAAAAAAGCTTATGAATATTTTAAAAAATTTATTTAA
- a CDS encoding ATP-binding cassette domain-containing protein produces the protein MNILEVKNLNIGFNMYDKLLNQKLHQMVFDLNVTIKKGEILAIAGSSGSGKSLMAHAILGILPRNAVVSVEIKFKNEIVDENRLSQLRGKEITFVPQSIAYLDPLMTIEDQLMRKDINRQDFFKVMDTLGFTRSDLSKYPFQLSGGMARRVLIANTILSKADLIIADEPTPGLSLDLAVEVLNHFRNMANDGKGILLISHDIDLVCNVADRMAIFYGGHILETLNTKDFLKGEKYIKHPLTKAFWKALPQNDFEATDMEDIRLQCKKLDLELPSLE, from the coding sequence ATGAATATTTTAGAGGTAAAAAATTTAAATATAGGTTTTAATATGTATGATAAATTATTAAACCAAAAGTTACATCAAATGGTATTTGATTTAAATGTGACTATAAAAAAGGGAGAAATATTAGCAATTGCTGGTTCATCTGGAAGTGGTAAAAGTCTTATGGCACATGCTATTTTAGGAATTTTACCTAGAAATGCAGTGGTATCTGTTGAGATCAAATTTAAAAATGAAATAGTTGATGAAAATAGATTATCTCAATTACGAGGAAAAGAAATTACTTTTGTTCCACAATCTATTGCTTATTTAGATCCTTTAATGACTATAGAAGATCAACTTATGAGAAAAGATATAAATCGACAAGATTTTTTTAAAGTTATGGATACATTGGGTTTTACTAGGTCAGACTTAAGTAAATATCCTTTTCAATTATCTGGTGGTATGGCAAGGCGTGTGTTAATTGCAAATACAATTTTGTCAAAAGCAGATTTAATAATTGCAGATGAACCAACTCCTGGGTTAAGTTTAGATTTAGCTGTTGAAGTTTTAAATCATTTTAGAAATATGGCAAATGATGGAAAAGGAATTTTATTAATTAGTCATGATATAGATTTAGTTTGTAATGTTGCAGATAGAATGGCTATTTTCTATGGAGGACATATTTTAGAAACTTTAAATACAAAAGATTTTCTAAAAGGAGAAAAATATATTAAACATCCATTAACGAAAGCTTTTTGGAAAGCTTTACCTCAAAATGATTTTGAGGCAACAGATATGGAAGATATTAGACTACAGTGTAAAAAGTTGGACTTGGAACTACCAAGTTTAGAATAA
- a CDS encoding ABC transporter permease, producing MIDNVLLQKKSNYKKFNLRQKTLLYLIVSIVFLLIILIWGGFMNKNSYGVDFTVRNNPPSLKHIFGTDWMGRDMLARTIKGLSTSLIIGVVASLVSCVFAVIIGSACAIFGKKIDKFFLWLIDLFQGMPHLILLVLISILTGKGTVGILVGVALTHWTTLSRIIRAEILSIKGEPYIVIAKKLGTSNVKIASKHILPHIIPQFIVGAVLLFPHAILHEAGITFLGFGLPPEEPAIGVILSESMRYITSGYWWLAFFPGLALMFMVFAFDAIGHNLEKIINPNTGQE from the coding sequence ATGATAGATAATGTTTTACTCCAAAAAAAATCTAATTATAAAAAATTTAATTTAAGACAAAAAACCCTACTATACCTAATAGTATCAATAGTTTTTCTTTTAATTATTTTGATATGGGGAGGATTTATGAATAAAAATAGTTATGGAGTAGATTTTACTGTTCGGAATAATCCTCCTAGTTTGAAACATATATTTGGAACTGATTGGATGGGAAGAGATATGTTGGCACGGACTATAAAAGGGCTTAGCACTAGCTTGATTATAGGGGTAGTTGCTTCACTTGTTAGTTGTGTATTTGCAGTAATAATTGGTTCTGCATGTGCTATATTTGGAAAAAAAATTGATAAATTTTTTTTATGGCTTATTGATTTATTTCAAGGAATGCCTCACCTTATACTGTTGGTATTAATCTCTATTTTAACAGGTAAGGGAACAGTGGGAATATTAGTAGGTGTAGCACTAACTCACTGGACAACTCTATCAAGAATCATAAGAGCAGAAATTTTATCTATTAAAGGAGAACCATATATAGTAATAGCTAAAAAGTTAGGAACTAGCAATGTTAAAATAGCTTCTAAACATATTTTACCACATATTATCCCTCAATTTATTGTAGGAGCAGTATTATTATTTCCTCATGCAATATTACATGAAGCAGGAATCACATTTCTAGGATTTGGATTGCCACCAGAAGAACCAGCTATAGGAGTTATTTTGTCAGAATCAATGAGATATATAACTTCTGGATATTGGTGGTTAGCTTTTTTCCCAGGTCTAGCTCTTATGTTTATGGTATTTGCTTTTGATGCAATAGGACACAATTTAGAAAAAATTATTAATCCTAATACAGGACAGGAGTAA